From a region of the Rhipicephalus microplus isolate Deutch F79 chromosome X, USDA_Rmic, whole genome shotgun sequence genome:
- the LOC119175724 gene encoding uncharacterized protein LOC119175724 isoform X1 has translation MLKDESSQGTGTFDDVTHFLTLSQHWRLAAAPAVACVPWEINVLAGDGSSCRAARHAVMQLPRWLLACALVSLAAGVTGIVLRRWFRSYAIGDILCICGMTLFTTILASIALKLLGRALKRRVACSRFSEILGVVTLRSGTQLVEPQDVRLLPAGTLVCVVPPTQPVFYPDNAGDMLTIFEDYAQFPQQPPRMFDTHRLSPVSTANHALERRADTPPVVITTSSSEGSTQAEPPTTSEEDDDVTSSSDRPPSYAHLCGEPPPPYKTDSMSTLNDEIG, from the coding sequence ATGCTTAAAGATGAGAGCTCTCAAGGCACTGGTACATTTGATGACGTGACACATTTTCTGACGCTATCGCAACACTGGCGACTTGCAGCGGCTCCGGCGGTGGCGTGCGTGCCCTGGGAGATCAACGTGCTGGCGGGCGACGGGTCATCGTGCCGGGCCGCCAGGCATGCGGTCATGCAGCTACCGCGCTGGCTGCTGGCTTGCGCCCTGGTCAGCCTGGCGGCAGGCGTCACGGGCATCGTGCTGAGGCGCTGGTTCCGCAGCTACGCTATTGGCGACATCCTCTGCATCTGCGGCATGACACTCTTCACCACCATCCTGGCGAGCATCGCGCTCAAGTTGCTGGGCCGCGCGCTCAAGCGTCGCGTGGCCTGCTCGCGCTTCTCCGAGATCCTGGGAGTGGTGACCCTGCGCTCGGGCACGCAGCTGGTGGAGCCGCAGGACGTGCGCCTGCTGCCGGCGGGCACGCTCGTCTGCGTCGTGCCACCCACGCAGCCCGTGTTCTATCCGGACAACGCCGGCGACATGCTCACCATCTTCGAGGACTACGCACAGTTCCCCCAGCAGCCACCCAGGATGTTCGACACGCACCGCCTGTCGCCGGTGTCCACGGCCAACCACGCCCTTGAGCGTCGCGCCGACACGCCTCCTGTCGTCATCACCACCTCTTCGTCCGAGGGATCCACGCAAGCCGAACCGCCTACCACTTCGGAAGAGGATGACGACGTGACTTCATCGTCAGACCGACCACCGTCCTATGCCCACCTGTGCGGTGAGCCACCGCCACCTTATAAGACCGACAGCATGTCCACCCTGAACGACGAGATTGGCTAG
- the LOC119175724 gene encoding uncharacterized protein LOC119175724 isoform X2, with the protein MQLPRWLLACALVSLAAGVTGIVLRRWFRSYAIGDILCICGMTLFTTILASIALKLLGRALKRRVACSRFSEILGVVTLRSGTQLVEPQDVRLLPAGTLVCVVPPTQPVFYPDNAGDMLTIFEDYAQFPQQPPRMFDTHRLSPVSTANHALERRADTPPVVITTSSSEGSTQAEPPTTSEEDDDVTSSSDRPPSYAHLCGEPPPPYKTDSMSTLNDEIG; encoded by the coding sequence ATGCAGCTACCGCGCTGGCTGCTGGCTTGCGCCCTGGTCAGCCTGGCGGCAGGCGTCACGGGCATCGTGCTGAGGCGCTGGTTCCGCAGCTACGCTATTGGCGACATCCTCTGCATCTGCGGCATGACACTCTTCACCACCATCCTGGCGAGCATCGCGCTCAAGTTGCTGGGCCGCGCGCTCAAGCGTCGCGTGGCCTGCTCGCGCTTCTCCGAGATCCTGGGAGTGGTGACCCTGCGCTCGGGCACGCAGCTGGTGGAGCCGCAGGACGTGCGCCTGCTGCCGGCGGGCACGCTCGTCTGCGTCGTGCCACCCACGCAGCCCGTGTTCTATCCGGACAACGCCGGCGACATGCTCACCATCTTCGAGGACTACGCACAGTTCCCCCAGCAGCCACCCAGGATGTTCGACACGCACCGCCTGTCGCCGGTGTCCACGGCCAACCACGCCCTTGAGCGTCGCGCCGACACGCCTCCTGTCGTCATCACCACCTCTTCGTCCGAGGGATCCACGCAAGCCGAACCGCCTACCACTTCGGAAGAGGATGACGACGTGACTTCATCGTCAGACCGACCACCGTCCTATGCCCACCTGTGCGGTGAGCCACCGCCACCTTATAAGACCGACAGCATGTCCACCCTGAACGACGAGATTGGCTAG